In Victivallaceae bacterium, a single window of DNA contains:
- the murF gene encoding UDP-N-acetylmuramoyl-tripeptide--D-alanyl-D-alanine ligase — protein sequence MASILLVDWVNEFLCDGFFSCMQKEISGFTIDSRTVKKGDLFFSVKGMRHDGHHFLKEVALKGGVAAVVDSDYKGPDFGLELIFVPDVVSSMRDAAKKFLNKNGTSLIGITGSLGKTTVKDFTSVLFSSAYDVFSNPKSFNSQITFPLSILMSQGSEDFLILEMASSEPGNMRSLIEIGIPKIAVVTNVSEQHALFYPGGIRDIFLEKIQIFSSEKTEVQLFPRDSEFFHDFLKRPSKAEKFSFSLTDSGADFFYRGINDQGVIIGTPSMDYNLKVIFPYKPAYMNFLIAIALSWIVGLSQEEIESVIPKLKLPSMRFEKTEKNGVIIINDAYNASPEAMIAALEALPIPKIGSKVVLVLGHMAELGMYSEEGHCKVGALALSKACVVIFIGKFWSPVKSICHDFDCEAEFHDFTEPALKRVSGMVKNGDVVFLKGSRVCCLETFLNYL from the coding sequence AAAAAGGAGATTTATTTTTTTCCGTTAAGGGAATGAGACATGATGGTCATCATTTTTTAAAAGAAGTTGCTTTAAAAGGAGGGGTGGCCGCAGTAGTCGATTCGGATTATAAAGGACCCGATTTCGGTTTGGAATTGATATTCGTTCCCGATGTGGTGTCTTCTATGAGAGATGCTGCCAAGAAATTCCTGAACAAGAACGGAACGAGTCTGATCGGTATTACCGGAAGTTTAGGTAAAACAACCGTTAAGGATTTCACATCCGTTTTGTTTTCATCCGCTTACGATGTTTTTTCAAATCCTAAGAGTTTTAATTCACAGATTACATTTCCTTTGAGTATTTTGATGTCGCAAGGGAGTGAAGATTTTTTAATTTTAGAGATGGCTTCTTCGGAACCCGGTAATATGCGGTCTTTAATAGAAATAGGAATTCCGAAGATAGCTGTTGTGACGAATGTTTCTGAGCAACATGCTTTGTTTTATCCGGGTGGCATTAGGGATATTTTCCTGGAAAAGATACAAATTTTTTCTTCGGAAAAAACCGAAGTTCAATTGTTCCCTAGAGATAGTGAGTTTTTTCATGACTTTTTAAAACGTCCCTCAAAAGCAGAAAAATTTTCTTTCTCTCTAACCGATTCCGGTGCGGATTTTTTTTACCGAGGGATTAACGATCAAGGAGTGATTATAGGAACTCCTTCTATGGATTATAATTTGAAAGTTATATTCCCTTATAAGCCTGCTTATATGAATTTTTTGATTGCCATTGCTTTATCTTGGATTGTCGGTCTTTCCCAAGAAGAAATTGAATCGGTCATTCCCAAACTGAAGTTACCGTCAATGCGTTTTGAGAAAACGGAAAAAAACGGCGTGATTATTATCAATGATGCTTATAATGCCAGTCCGGAGGCTATGATAGCCGCTCTTGAAGCTCTTCCCATCCCCAAGATCGGAAGTAAAGTCGTTTTGGTATTAGGACATATGGCAGAGCTCGGTATGTATTCGGAAGAAGGACATTGTAAGGTAGGGGCTTTGGCTCTTTCGAAAGCATGTGTCGTAATTTTTATAGGCAAATTTTGGTCTCCCGTAAAATCCATATGTCATGATTTTGATTGCGAAGCGGAATTTCACGATTTCACGGAACCTGCTTTAAAAAGAGTATCTGGAATGGTCAAAAACGGAGATGTCGTATTTTTAAAAGGATCTCGGGTTTGCTGTTTGGAAACTTTTCTTAATTATTTGTAG